In Nissabacter sp. SGAir0207, the sequence ACCGCGGTCCCAGTCATTAGAAGATCCTGGGACCGTGGTCCCATCGCTACCCTTAAAAATAGAGGGTGGCTTCCTTTACCCCGCATGCGCGGGCATAACGTGCCAGGGTATCAATTTTCGCTGTTTCAATATTTTTTTCCATGCGGGAAATCGTATTGGCAGCGATCCCCATACGCTCTGCAACTTGCGCACTGGTCAGCCCAGCTT encodes:
- a CDS encoding helix-turn-helix domain-containing protein; this encodes MKGKKLEEVKAELMQREGFRAAYEAEERKERLQALLAKWRGQAGLTSAQVAERMGIAANTISRMEKNIETAKIDTLARYARACGVKEATLYF